A single region of the Sorghum bicolor cultivar BTx623 chromosome 7, Sorghum_bicolor_NCBIv3, whole genome shotgun sequence genome encodes:
- the LOC110436886 gene encoding uncharacterized protein LOC110436886: MDPVENNSGRTPLGNLTNTANAGCQSVSNSLTPVDDAKKCKRERERARYAEQRNEINMKRREKYHIKKQQSTLTDRSRGDIPNKLKTNLCALPFSSYLWCNNYVADGVVLGEDTDNDESNDWLHRNDSYQPMQIGKENLAASDPANTMKHPMKNESKKLYDRERYKSMTPDQRQARRERQRLHNSELKRKEALKIADKKFREIRKHTLHPESIAMENPLYIPEPALGSTLKSNDWFIPESSATPLYIPPSHEEADDEGCDESISSHMTKRSHVPSGQRHVLLTHRNMMFERRIGSNTRASNKDGDCTGSNTPLPQSVMTINDRARPNIQATSATPMAPLFDEYNCMGEEHLNDNTSLPESVLTNNERIGPSLQPTSIAQTTPLFYDSDNDEGDIFEEDEEEDEGYLFAGQDEEDDDDVQDNKLEEDITSIPEVPDPYDGVYSNMPTHTHMLKPVANCEHCNAKRFEHEPRGFCCRSGKIELSEQNIPDELMRLWSSNDADARHFRDNIRFFNGHFSFTSLYCRLDRATATMKNSGIYTFRAHGQIYHNIRSFGREDGMEPRHLELYFYDDDPSLEHRYRRCREEKCQKDKEVIERLVAILRDNPYSQKLRSVGQAEHLEDYHVTLNLDQRLDQRTYNAPLASEVAAVWIEGSELLGQFQNSVVLHGKDRSRHGIRSYHGCYDALSYPLFFPRGELGWHMDIPKKGVSMEEVIEYRALQKAHSGSEEEIGLFVLFNKYFTCMCLNSYATNNSNSWLFFCRLSW; encoded by the exons ATGGATCCGGTGGAAAATAACAGTGGCCGCACTCCATTAGGAAATTTGACAAACACCGCCAATGCAG GTTGTCAGAGTGTATCCAATTCACTCACACCAGTTGACGATGCTAAGAAATGCAAACGAGAAAGGGAAAGAGCACGATATGCGGAACAAAGGAATGAAATAAATATGAAGCGTCGTGAAAAATATcatataaaaaaacaacaaaGTACACTCACCGACAGATCGAGAGGTGACATACCAAACAAATTAAAAACCAATTTATGTGCATTACCCTTTAGCTCTTATTTATGGTGTAACAATTATGTAGCTGATGGAGTTGTATTAGGTGAAGACACGGATAATGATGAAAGTAATGATTGGTTGCATAGGAATGATTCCTACCAACCCATGCAGATTGGTAAAGAGAACCTAG CTGCATCTGATCCTGCTAACACCATGAAACACCCTATGAAGAATGAGTCAAAAAAATTGTATGATAGGGAGCGCTACAAAAGTATGACGCCTGATCAGAGGCAAGCAAGGCGTGAACGTCAAAGGTTGCATAACAGTGAACTCAAACGTAAGGAGGCCTTGAAAATAGCTGACAAAAAATTTAGAGAGATACGGAAGCACACCCTACACCCAGAGTCAATTGCCATGGAGAACCCGTTATATATTCCTGAGCCCGCTCTTGGATCCACACTGAAATCCAATGATTGGTTTATCCCAGAGTCCAGTGCAACACCTCTTTATATTCCTCCATCTCATGAAGAGGCCGATGATGAAGGATGTGATGAGTCAATATCTAGCCATATGACAAAACGATCACATGTTCCATCTGGACAAAGACATGTGTTGTTAACGCATCGTAACATGATGTTTGAGCGTCGCATTGGTTCGAACACAAGGGCATCTAATAAAGATGGTGATTGCACTGGTTCAAACACACCCTTGCCTCAATCAGTCATGACCATCAATG ATAGGGCAAGACCCAACATTCAGGCTACATCGGCCACACCGATGGCACCACTATTTGATGAATATAATTGCATGGGTGAAGAACACCTAAATGATAACACATCCTTGCCTGAATCAGTCTTGACCAACAATG AAAGGATAGGGCCTAGCCTGCAGCCTACATCAATCGCACAGACGACACCATTATTTTATGATAGTG ATAATGATGAGGGAGATATATTTGAAGAGGATGAGGAAGAGGATGAGGGATACCTATTTGCTGGGCAAG ATgaggaagatgatgatgatgtccaAGACAATAAGCTTGAGGAAGACATTACTTCTATCCCTGAAGTACCTGACCCATATGATGGGGTGTATAGTAACATGCCTACACATACCCATATGCTAAAACCTGTTGCAAATTGCGAGCATTGCAATGCGAAAAGGTTTGAGCATGAACCACGTGGGTTTTGTTGCCGCAGTGGAAAGATTGAGCTCAGTGAACAGAACATACCTGATGAGCTTATGAGGCTTTGGTCAAGTAACGATGCAGATGCTAGGCACTTTCGTGACAACATTAGATTTTTCAATGGCCATTTCTCTTTCACTTCTCTATATTGTCGTCTTGATAGAGCTACTGCAACAATGAAAAACAGTGGCATATACACATTCCGTGCACATGGCCAGATCTATCACAACATAAGGTCATTTGGTAGAGAAGATGGTATGGAGCCAAGACATCTTGAGCTTTACTTCTACGACGATGATCCAAGCCTTGAGCATCGCTACCGACGATGTCGTGAAGAGAAGTGCCAAAAAGACAAGGAAGTCATTGAGAGGCTTGtggccatccttcgtgacaacccATATTCACAAAAACTTAGGAGTGTAGGCCAGGCTGAACACCTCGAGGACTATCATGTCACACTAAACCTTGACCAGAGGCTTGACCAGAGAACATACAACGCACCGTTAGCTTCAGAGGTGGCTGCCGTTTGGATCGAGGGAAGCGAACTCCTTGGTCAGTTCCAAAATAGTGTTGTCTTGCATGGGAAAGATAGAAGCAGACATGGTATCCGCTCGTATCATGGATGTTATGATGCTCTTTCATACCCTCTATTCTTCCCTAGGGGTGAGCTTGGGTGGCACATGGATATTCCTAAAAAGGGAGTTAGTATGGAAGAAGTCATCGAGTACCGTGCCCTACAGAAGGCTCATAGTGGGTCCGAAGAAGAAATAGGTTTGTTCGTCTTATTTAATAAATACTTCACATGCATGTGCCTTAATAGTTATGCTACAAACAACTCTAATTCATGGCTATTTTTTTGTAGACTCTCCTGGTAG
- the LOC8058009 gene encoding uncharacterized protein LOC8058009 produces the protein MRPGIFNPILYGKRLFQQFAVDTYIKIESSRLDYIHNHQDDIRADLYQGLVDSLHAGEGRAEAVGKRTVMPSSFIGGPRDMRRRYMDAMALVRRFGKPDIFLTMTCNPNWDEIKRELYPVQMPQDRPDLVVRVFRAKLQELKDRLLKKDILGKVRAHVYVVEFQKRGLPHAHFLLIMDRKYKITCPEQYDRLISTELPNKKKYPVLYKMVTKHMMHGPCGVLNRNCPCTKGRDSCKNRYPRPFCDVTIQGKDSYPIYRWREDGRKEKVRGHELDNRWVVPYNPYLLYLFNCHINVEACGSIKAVKYLFKYIYKGHDRASVAVREVDKEDSEGNIDEIKQYRDARWVTPPEALWRIYGFDLSDRNPSVLSLQLHLPDMHMVSFHRREGVRRVLDRPGVEKSMLTAYFEKNRTDETARGILYRDFPEFYTWQAQGKVWQKRVRSGTLRQIGRIVSANPAEGERYYLRVLLNHVAGATSFECLRTVDGKLLPTFREAAERRGLIEEDNTLDESLAEATDWMMPYALRRIFATILVFCEPSNVLGLWEKHKDAMSEDYKCNNQSISMVEQMVLIDIRKLLQSMQKDIKSYPLPDIDDTYDASHDIPREIFEEASIEANKDDVALLDTLNVEQRAAYDEIMSSVDTKHGGLFFVDGPGGTGKTYLYKALLATIRSQKKIAVATATSGVAASIMPGGRTAHSRFKVPLTLDDGAFCSFTKQSGTAKLLRIASLIIWDEVTMMKRQGVEALDISLRDVMDQPELPFGGKTVVFGGDFRQVLPVVRRGSRAQVVSASLRMSYLWDCMSHLKLVHNMRAKSDPWFAKYLLRIGGGSEEANGDDEICLPHDICIPHTGEDSDLDTLIDCIFPNLNANMSSKDYITSRAILSSRNDCVDMINMKMISRFHGDEMVYHSFDSAVDDPHNYYPEEFLNTLTPNGLPLHVLKLKIGCPVILLRNIDSANGLCNGTRLIIRGFQKNTVDAEIVVGQHTAKRVFLPRIPLCPSDDEMFPFQFKRKQFPIRLSFAMTINKAQGQTIPTVGVYLPEPVFSHGQLYVALSRATARSNIKILVVPPDEKDVTKEKGKKKLTKDIFTKNIVYKEVLTR, from the coding sequence ATGCGTCCTGGAATATTTAACCCCATACTTTATGGCAAGCGTTTATTCCAGCAGTTTGCAGTTGACACATACATAAAGATTGAGAGCTCTCGATTAGATTATATACACAACCATCAAGATGATATTAGGGCTGACCTCTACCAGGGATTGGTTGATAGCCTACATGCTGGTGAAGGTAGAGCAGAAGCTGTTGGAAAGCGGACAGTGATGCCTTCATCATTTATTGGAGGCCCACGTGACATGAGGCGTCGGTATATGGATGCCATGGCTCTTGTACGGAGGTTTGGTAAACCAGACATCTTCCTTACTATGACATGTAATCCGAACTGGGATGAGATCAAGCGTGAACTCTACCCTGTCCAGATGCCACAAGATCGTCCAGATCTTGTTGTTCGAGTGTTTAGAGCAAAACTACAAGAGCTAAAGGATAGGCTACTAAAGAAGGATATCCTTGGAAAGGTTCGGGCACATGTTTATGTTGTGGAGTTCCAGAAGAGGGGTCTGCCGCATGCACATTTTTTGCTAATTATGGATAGGAAGTACAAGATCACGTGCCCAGAGCAGTATGATCGCCTCATCTCAACTGAGCTACCAAACAAGAAGAAGTACCCAGTCTTGTATAAGATGGTTACAAAACATATGATGCATGGCCCTTGCGGAGTGCTTAATCGCAATTGTCCATGCACAAAGGGTCGTGATTCCTGCAAGAACCGTTACCCTCGACCTTTCTGTGATGTCACAATACAGGGCAAGGATTCATATCCAATTTATAGATGGCGTGAAGATGGACGAAAAGAAAAAGTTCGTGGCCATGAGCTTGACAACAGATGGGTCGTGCCTTACAACCCATATCTCCTCTATTTGTTCAACTGCCACATCAATGTTGAGGCATGTGGGAGCATTAAGGCAGTCAAATATCTATTTAAGTATATTTACAAGGGTCATGACCGAGCATCTGTGGCTGTGAGAGAGGTTGACAAGGAGGATAGTGAGGGGAACATTGATGAGATCAAGCAATATAGAGATGCCAGATGGGTAACCCCACCAGAAGCCTTGTGGAGGATATACGGTTTTGATTTGAGTGACAGGAACCCTTCTGTTTTGTCCTTACAACTTCATCTTCCAGACATGCACATGGTATCATTTCATCGACGCGAGGGGGTTCGACGAGTGCTTGATCGCCCAGGTGTTGAAAAGTCAATGCTCACAGCGTACTTCGAGAAGAATAGGACAGATGAAACAGCCCGAGGTATACTATATCGAGACTTTCCAGAGTTCTATACATGGCAAGCACAGGGTAAAGTTTGGCAAAAGAGGGTACGTTCTGGTACATTGCGACAGATTGGAAGAATCGTGTCTGCTAATCCAGCTGAGGGGGAGCGTTACTATCTTAGGGTTCTCCTGAACCACGTGGCAGGTGCAACCTCCTTTGAGTGTCTAAGGACTGTTGATGGCAAACTCCTACCAACCTTCCGTGAAGCTGCAGAAAGAAGGGGCCTAATCGAAGAGGACAACACATTGGATGAGAGTCTTGCTGAGGCAACCGACTGGATGATGCCATATGCATTGCGAAGGATCTTTGCAACAATATTGGTTTTTTGTGAGCCCAGTAATGTCCTCGGACTATGGGAGAAACACAAGGATGCTATGTCAGAGGACTACAAGTGCAATAATCAATCCATCTCCATGGTGGAGCAGATGGTCCTCATAGATATTCGAAAGTTGCTACAATCAATGCAGAAGGATATAAAGTCATACCCACTTCCAGATATCGATGACACATATGACGCCTCCCATGATATTCCTAGAGAGATTTTTGAGGAGGCTAGCATTGAGGCTAACAAGGATGATGTGGCTCTGTTAGACACCCTTAATGTGGAGCAGCGGGCTGCCTACGATGAGATTATGTCCTCGGTTGATACTAAACATGGGGGTCTCTTCTTTGTGGATGGTCCTGGTGGGACCGGAAAGACTTATCTCTATAAAGCACTTCTTGCTACTATACGTAGTCAGAAAAAGATTGCCGTGGCAACAGCTACATCTGGTGTTGCGGCATCAATAATGCCTGGTGGTAGAACCGCCCACTCGCGCTTCAAGGTTCCCCTCACCCTCGATGATGGGGCCTTCTGTAGCTTTACAAAACAGAGTGGTACTGCCAAGCTACTTCGGATTGCATCCCTTATTATTTGGGACGAGGTGACAATGATGAAGAGGCAAGGTGTCGAAGCACTAGACATCAGTCTCCGTGATGTAATGGACCAACCTGAGCTGCCGTTTGGAGGGAAGACCGTTGTGTTTGGTGGAGATTTTAGACAGGTTCTTCCTGTTGTTCGGAGAGGGTCGAGGGCTCAGGTGGTCAGTGCTTCGCTACGGATGTCATACCTTTGGGATTGCATGAGCCATCTCAAACTGGTGCATAACATGAGGGCAAAGAGTGACCCATGGTTTGCAAAATACTTGCTGCGCATCGGTGGAGGTTCTGAGGAGGCGAATGGCGATGATGAAATCTGTCTTCCTCATGATATATGCATACCGCACACTGGGGAAGATAGTGACCTTGATACTCTAATTGATTGCATATTCCCTAACCTCAATGCAAATATGTCAAGCAAAGATTATATCACCTCTCGAGCAATATTATCATCACGGAATGACTGTGTAGATATGATTAATATGAAGATGATTAGTCGTTTCCATGGGGATGAGATGGTGTACCATAGCTTTGACTCTGCGGTGGATGATCCGCACAACTACTATCCTGAGGAATTTCTTAACACTTTGACACCTAATGGTCTACCGCTACACGTGTTAAAGCTAAAGATTGGCTGCCCAGTCATATTGCTTAGGAACATTGACTCCGCCAATGGACTTTGTAATGGTACCAGGCTTATCATACGAGGGTTCCAAAAGAATACCGTGGATGCAGAAATTGTGGTGGGACAACACACTGCAAAGAGGGTTTTTCTGCCTCGCATACCCTTGTGTCCGTCGGACGACGAGATGTTCCCTTTCCAATTTAAAAGAAAGCAGTTTCCTATTCGGCTCAGCTTCGCAATGACCATTAACAAGGCACAGGGGCAGACTATCCCTACTGTTGGGGTATACTTGCCAGAACCAGTGTTCTCACATGGCCAATTATATGTAGCACTATCCAGAGCCACGgcaagatcaaacattaagatCCTGGTCGTGCCACCTGATGAGAAGGACGTGACCaaggagaaggggaagaagaAACTGACAAAGGATATATTCACAAAAAATATCGTATATAAAGAGGTTCTGACTAGATAA